A single genomic interval of Amycolatopsis albispora harbors:
- a CDS encoding sugar phosphate isomerase/epimerase family protein, giving the protein MHAIGVNTWVWTSPLDDHALAELAPKVAAAGFDCIELPVENLGDWQPGAAARLLAGLGLSASVALVMPPGRELVRADDRTVKSTQDYLRAVADVAAEVGSPVIAGPAYSSVGRTWQMSEVERADCLEQLRDNLSPVAEHARSVGVGVAVEPLNRYETSLLNTVAQTLEALSGLDGCGVAIDVYHQNIEETDIPAAIRAATGRIAHVQVCANDRGTPGTDHLDWPAILAALADAGYTGPLCIESFTAHNASIATAASIWRPLAASQDALATDGLAFLRKIQKGG; this is encoded by the coding sequence ATGCACGCCATCGGAGTCAACACCTGGGTCTGGACGTCCCCGCTGGACGACCACGCCCTGGCCGAACTGGCGCCCAAGGTGGCCGCGGCCGGGTTCGACTGCATCGAGCTGCCCGTCGAGAACCTCGGCGACTGGCAGCCCGGTGCGGCGGCCCGGCTGCTGGCCGGCCTCGGCCTGTCCGCCTCGGTGGCGCTGGTCATGCCACCGGGGCGGGAGCTGGTGCGCGCCGACGACCGCACGGTCAAGTCCACTCAGGACTACCTGCGCGCGGTGGCCGACGTCGCCGCGGAGGTGGGTTCGCCGGTCATCGCCGGACCTGCCTACAGCTCGGTCGGGCGCACCTGGCAGATGTCCGAAGTGGAGCGAGCCGACTGCTTGGAGCAGTTGCGCGACAACCTTTCCCCGGTGGCCGAGCACGCCAGGTCGGTGGGGGTCGGGGTGGCCGTCGAGCCGCTCAACAGATACGAGACCAGCCTGCTGAACACGGTCGCGCAAACTCTGGAAGCGCTTTCCGGGCTGGACGGCTGCGGCGTGGCGATCGACGTCTACCACCAGAACATCGAGGAGACCGACATCCCGGCGGCCATTCGCGCGGCCACCGGCCGGATCGCCCACGTGCAGGTCTGCGCGAACGACCGCGGCACCCCGGGCACCGACCACCTCGACTGGCCGGCCATCCTGGCCGCGCTCGCCGACGCCGGGTACACCGGCCCGCTCTGCATCGAGTCCTTCACCGCGCACAACGCCAGCATCGCCACCGCGGCGTCGATCTGGCGGCCGCTCGCGGCCAGCCAGGACGCACTGGCCACCGATGGCCTGGCGTTCCTGCGGAAGATCCAGAAAGGGGGCTAG